The Arachis hypogaea cultivar Tifrunner chromosome 14, arahy.Tifrunner.gnm2.J5K5, whole genome shotgun sequence genome has a segment encoding these proteins:
- the LOC140173080 gene encoding (+)-neomenthol dehydrogenase-like gives MAEAKLRYAVVTGSNRGIGFETVKELASNGIKVVLTARDEKKGNEAIEKLKDFGLSDFVVLHQLDVTDHVSISSLVQFVSTHFGRLDILVNNAGISGVNPDEKGEATIIWEELTQTYEMAEKCILTNYYGAKDTTEAFLPLLKLSDSPIIVNVSSRGGLLKHISNKWAKGVLDDDENLTEERIDEVLKEFMEDFKAGLIERNGWPTLLSANRVSKAALNSYTRILAKKHPNLCINCLCPGFVKTDINRNTGILSVTEGAASVVRLALLSHGSPSGLFFIRQELSTF, from the exons ATGGCAGAAGCAAAACTAAG GTATGCTGTTGTTACAGGGTCAaacagagggataggatttgaGACAGTTAAGGAATTGGCCTCAAATGGAATCAAGGTGGTTCTCACAGCAAGAGATGAGAAGAAAGGCAATGAAGCCATTGAAAAATTGAAAGATTTTGGTCTCTCTGACTTTGTGGTTCTTCACCAGCTTGATGTCACTGACCATGTTAGCATTTCATCTTTGGTACAATTTGTTAGCACACACTTTGGGAGACTTGATATATTG GTGAACAATGCAGGAATAAGTGGTGTGAATCCAGATGAAAAG GGGGAAGCAACAATCATCTGGGAAGAACTGACTCAAACTTATGAAATGGCTGAAAAGTGCATATTGACAAATTACTATGGTGCTAAGGACACAACTGAGGCATTTCTACCCCTTCTCAAGTTATCCGATTCACCTATTATCGTTAATGTTTCCTCGCGAGGAGGATTGTTAAAG CACATATCAAACAAATGGGCAAAAGGGGTGCTAGATGATGATGAGAATCTAACAGAAGAGAGAATAGATGAGGTGTTGAAGGAGTTTATGGAAGACTTCAAAGCAGGTTTGATAGAAAGGAATGGCTGGCCAACCTTGTTATCTGCAAATAGAGTATCAAAAGCAGCATTGAATTCTTACACAAGAATTCTGGCAAAGAAGCATCCAAACTTGTGCATCAATTGTCTCTGCCCTGGTTTTGTGAAAACAGACATAAATAGGAACACTGGAATCTTATCTGTCACTGAAGGTGCTGCAAGTGTTGTCAGATTAGCACTTCTATCTCATGGTTCCCCTTCTGGCCTTTTCTTTATTAGGCAAGAATTGTcaactttttaa
- the LOC112744048 gene encoding large ribosomal subunit protein eL8y, with product MAPKRGVKAPVPAAKKKPEKVTNPLFEKRPKQFGIGGALPPKRDLTRFVKWPKTVQIQRKKRILKQRLKVPPALNQFTKTLDKNLATSLFKILLKYRPEDKAEKKERLLKRAQAETEGKTVEAKKPIVVKYGLNHVTYLIEQNKAQLVVIAHDVDPIELVVWLPALCRKMEIPYCIVKGKARLGSIVHKKTASVLCLTSVKNEDKLEFSRVLEAIKANFNDKFDEYRKKWGGGIMGSKSQAKTKAKERLLAKEAAQRMS from the exons ATG GCCCCCAAAAGAGGTGTTAAAGCTCCGGTTCCAGCTGCCAAGAAGAAACCC GAGAAGGTTACGAATCCGCTGTTTGAGAAGCGGCCTAAGCAGTTTGGGATCGGTGGGGCGTTGCCGCCGAAGAGGGACCTGACGCGGTTCGTGAAGTGGCCGAAGACTGTTCAAATCCAAAGGAAGAAGAGAATCCTCAAGCAGAGGTTGAAGGTCCCTCCAGCTTTGAACCAGTTCACCAAAACCCTTGACAAGAACCTTG CAACAAGCCTGTTCAAGATACTACTCAAGTATAGGCCTGAGGATAAAGCAGAGAAGAAGGAGCGGCTTTTGAAAAGGGCTCAGGCTGAAACTGAGGGAAAAACTGTTGAGGCCAAGAAGCCAATTGTTGTGAagtatggcctcaatcatgttaCCTACCTTATTGAGCAG AACAAAGCACAGCTGGTTGTGATTGCTCATGATGTGGACCCgattgaattggttgtttggCTTCCTGCATTGTGCAGGAAGATGGAAATCCCATACTGCATTGTGAAGGGCAAGGCTCGCTTGGGATCA ATTGTTCATAAGAAAACTGCTTCTGTTTTGTGCTTGACAAGCGTTAAGAATGAAGACAAATTGGAGTTCAGCAGAGTCCTTGAGGCTATCAAG GCTAACTTCAATGACAAGTTTGACGAGTACAGGAAGAAGTGGGGTGGCGGTATCATGGGTTCCAAATCCCAAGCCAAAACCAAGGCAAAGGAAAGACTTCTTGCCAAAGAAGCTGCTCAAAGGATGTCTTAG